One Papaver somniferum cultivar HN1 chromosome 10, ASM357369v1, whole genome shotgun sequence genomic window carries:
- the LOC113316186 gene encoding cilia- and flagella-associated protein 251-like, with the protein MRRKELHEELTEVLDSQERLLSFIEEKRLKVNEVGLMNLTERRDEEEDKEDGEDGEGHKEDDDIEEDEEEEEEDDKVEEEHKEDDDDGDDNDKEEHNEDGDVHDHNYDDDGDDNDKEGSKGGDTHDHDNDKEGSKGGDDEHGTESERNEVPSETPEKQSTPSPKTNEANEEEDGKDGTSRGVESETDNKPSTLLPKEVEIAKGQTDEIDKVAGFEAANKQSTSMPKKSVINKDKQDQVNLDDQNVMDGTRTAEIDEATIIVAEAICQLDPKEVLLLTQGEESHNETYTSIDDLLDNLSETVFVKLEKGCYRTAPSEVKEKMATLIRHDCPSFALLSQEDPKEESSQKSLSNKDVRERIIEEAVQFIQQNHNEFFSSQEVEEEKTTPVRTRAEGKTKRVMIKADTKGKGIKEGQEPGYPAPIKRKGDVYCPHNPLPDVRLSPLCQAMQAGQDKKRVIL; encoded by the exons ATGCGAAGAAAGGAGTTGCATGAGGAGCTTACTGAAGTTCTGGATAGTCAAGAAAGGCTTCTTAGTTTCATTGAAGAGAAAAGACTAAAAGTTAATGAAGTTGGTCTAATGAACTTGACAGAAAGACGA gatgaggaggaggataAGGAGGATGGGGAGGATGGGGAGGGGCACAAGGAAGATGATGACattgaggaggatgaggaggaggaagaggaggatgaCAAGGTTGAGGAGGAGcacaaggaagatgatgatgatggcgatgacaatgacaaggaggAGCACAATGAAGATGGTGATGTGCATGATCATaattatgatgatgatggtgatgacaatgacaaggaggGTAGCAAGGGTGGTGATACGCATGATCATGACAATGACAAAGAGGGTAGCAAAGGTGGTGATGACGAGCATGGAACTGAATCTGAAAGGAATGAAGTTCCGTCTGAAACTCCTGAAAAGCAAAG CACTCcttcaccaaagaccaatgaggcaaatgaagaagaggatggaaaGGATGGAACAAGCCGAGGAGTTGAGTCTGAAACTGATAACAAGCCGAG CACTCTTCTGCCAAAGGAAGTTGAAATCGCTAAAGGTCAAACTGATGAAATTGACAAAGTAGCTGGGTTTGAAGCTGCTAACAAGCAAAG tACTTCAATGCCAAAGAAAAGTGTAATCAATAAAGATAAACAAGACCAAGTGAACCTTGATGACCAGAATGTGATGGATGGAACTCGAACAGCTGAAATTGATGAAGCTACTATAATTGTAGCTGAAGCCATATGTCAGTTGGATCCTAAAGAAGTCCTTTTACTCACACAAGGAGAAGAATCACATAATGAGACTTATACATCAATTGATGACCTTTTAGATAACTTGTCTGAAACTGTGTTCGTAAagcttgaaaaaggttgttacagAACGGCACCATCTGAAGTGAAGGAAAAGATGGCAACCCTGATTCGCCACGATTGTCCAAGCTTTGCATTATTGAGCCAAGAAGATCCAAAAGAAGAGTCGTCGCAAAAATCATTATCCAATAAAGATGTACGAGAAAGGATCATTGAAGAAGCAGTGCAGTTCATTCAACAAAACCATAATGAATTTTTTAGCAGCCAAGAGGTAGAAGAAGAGAAGACGACTCCAGTGAGGACAAGAGCAGAGGGTAAAACCAAACGAGTTATGATAAAAGCTGATACAAAAGGCAAGGGGATCAAAGAGGGACAAGAACCAGGCTATCCTGCGCCAATAAAGAGAAAGGGAGATGTATATTGTCCTCACAATCCATTGCCAGATGTTCGTCTATCACCACTATGCCAAGCTATGCAAGCAGGACAGGACAAAAAAAGGGTAATTCTTTGA